In Vicinamibacteria bacterium, the following are encoded in one genomic region:
- a CDS encoding RNA-guided endonuclease TnpB family protein: VSSKVVHDNQLICVEDLNVSGMLRNRHLSRALADGALAELQRQLEYKALWYGRTFVRVSRWFPSTKRCSACGFVVEKLPLSARRWTCPECGIEHDRDVNAAINIRQEGLRILELPRGPREVMRVEGETPLAGRRVPLTSGRLGKRESQESEARAKC, from the coding sequence AGGTGTCCTCGAAGGTGGTTCACGATAACCAACTGATCTGCGTCGAGGACCTGAACGTATCCGGAATGCTGCGTAACCGCCACCTGTCCAGGGCTTTAGCGGACGGGGCGCTCGCCGAGCTGCAGCGGCAGCTCGAGTACAAAGCCCTCTGGTATGGGCGGACCTTCGTGCGTGTGAGTAGGTGGTTTCCGAGCACGAAGCGCTGCTCGGCCTGCGGCTTCGTAGTGGAGAAGCTACCTCTATCCGCGAGGAGGTGGACGTGCCCAGAGTGCGGGATTGAGCATGACCGCGACGTGAACGCGGCCATCAACATCCGGCAAGAGGGGCTGAGGATTTTGGAACTACCGCGAGGTCCGCGGGAAGTCATGCGCGTGGAGGGCGAAACCCCCCTGGCGGGGCGGCGCGTGCCGCTCACGTCGGGACGCCTAGGGAAGCGTGAATCGCAGGAGTCCGAGGCCCGGGCTAAATGCTAA